A section of the Burkholderia mallei ATCC 23344 genome encodes:
- the rpoC gene encoding DNA-directed RNA polymerase subunit beta': MKALLDLFKQVQQEEIFDAIKIGLASPDKIRSWSFGEVKKPETINYRTFKPERDGLFCAKIFGPIKDYECLCGKYKRLKHRGVICEKCGVEVTLAKVRRERMGHIELASPVAHIWFLKSLPSRLGMVLDMTLRDIERVLYFEAYVVIDPGMTPLKARQIMTEEDYYNKVEEYGDEFRAEMGAEGVRELLRSINIDEQVETLRTELKNTGSEAKIKKYAKRLKVLEAFQRSGIKPDWMILEVLPVLPPELRPLVPLDGGRFATSDLNDLYRRVINRNNRLKRLLELKAPEIIVRNEKRMLQEAVDSLLDNGRRGKAMTGANKRPLKSLADMIKGKGGRFRQNLLGKRVDYSGRSVIVVGPTLKLHQCGLPKLMALELFKPFIFNKLEVMGVATTIKAAKKEVENQTPVVWDILEEVIREHPVMLNRAPTLHRLGIQAFEPVLIEGKAIQLHPLVCAAFNADFDGDQMAVHVPLSLEAQMEARTLMLASNNVLFPANGDPSIVPSQDIVLGLYYATREAINGKGEGLSFTGVSEVIRAYENKEVELASRVNVRITEMVRNEDTSEGAPQFVPKISLYATTVGRAILSEILPPGLPFSVLNKPLKKKEISRLINTAFRKCGLRATVVFADQLMQSGFRLATRAGISICVDDMLVPTQKETIVGDAAKKVKEYDRQYMSGLVTAQERYNNVVDIWSATSEAVGKAMMEQLSTEPVIDRGGNETRQESFNSIYMMADSGARGSAVQIRQLAGMRGLMAKPDGSIIETPITANFREGLNVLQYFISTHGARKGLADTALKTANSGYLTRRLVDVTQDLVVVEDDCGTSNGVAMKALVEGGEVVEALRDRILGRVAASDVVNPETQETLYEAGALLDETAVEDIERLGIDEVRVRTALTCETRYGLCASCYGRDLGRGSLVNVGEAVGVIAAQSIGEPGTQLTMRTFHIGGAASRAAVASSVEAKSNGTVRFTASMRYVTNAKGEQIVISRSGEALITDDIGRERERHKIPYGATLLQLDGAAIKAGTQLATWDPLTRPIITEYGGTVKFENVEEGVTVAKQIDDVTGLSTLVVIDVKRRGSQAAKSVRPQVKLLDANGDEVKIPGTEHAVQIGFQVGALITVKDGQQVQVGEVLARIPTESQKTRDITGGLPRVAELFEARSPKDAGILAEVTGTVSFGKDTKGKQRLVITDLEGNQHEFLIAKEKQVLVHDGQVVNKGEMIVDGPADPHDILRLQGIEALSRYIVDEVQDVYRLQGVKINDKHIEVIVRQMLRRVQIVDNGDTRFIPGEQVERSDMLDENDRMIAEDKRPATYDNILLGITKASLSTDSFISAASFQETTRVLTEAAIMGKRDDLRGLKENVIVGRLIPAGTGLAFHKARKAKEQSDRERFDQIAAEEAFEFGTPSAPAEEPQHPAE, from the coding sequence ATGAAAGCTTTGCTCGATCTATTCAAGCAAGTCCAACAAGAAGAAATTTTTGACGCGATCAAGATCGGTCTGGCCTCGCCGGACAAGATCCGCTCGTGGTCGTTCGGCGAAGTGAAGAAGCCGGAAACGATCAACTACCGCACGTTCAAGCCCGAGCGCGACGGTTTGTTCTGCGCGAAGATCTTCGGCCCGATCAAGGACTACGAGTGCCTGTGCGGCAAGTACAAGCGCCTGAAGCACCGCGGCGTGATCTGCGAGAAGTGCGGCGTCGAAGTGACGCTCGCGAAGGTGCGCCGTGAGCGAATGGGCCACATCGAGCTCGCGTCGCCGGTCGCGCACATCTGGTTCCTGAAGTCGCTGCCGTCGCGTCTGGGCATGGTGCTCGACATGACGCTGCGCGACATCGAGCGCGTGCTGTACTTCGAAGCATACGTGGTGATCGACCCGGGCATGACGCCGCTGAAGGCGCGTCAGATCATGACCGAAGAGGATTACTACAACAAGGTCGAGGAATACGGCGACGAATTCCGCGCCGAGATGGGCGCGGAAGGCGTGCGCGAGCTGCTGCGCTCGATCAACATCGACGAGCAGGTCGAGACGCTGCGCACCGAGCTGAAGAACACCGGCTCGGAAGCGAAGATCAAGAAGTACGCGAAGCGCCTGAAGGTGCTCGAGGCGTTCCAGCGTTCGGGCATCAAGCCCGACTGGATGATCCTCGAAGTGCTGCCGGTGCTGCCGCCGGAGCTGCGTCCGCTCGTGCCGCTCGACGGCGGCCGTTTCGCGACGTCGGATCTGAACGACCTGTACCGCCGCGTGATCAACCGGAACAACCGTCTGAAGCGTCTGCTCGAGCTGAAGGCGCCGGAGATCATCGTGCGCAACGAGAAGCGCATGCTGCAGGAAGCCGTCGACTCGCTGCTCGACAACGGCCGCCGCGGCAAGGCGATGACGGGTGCGAACAAGCGTCCGCTGAAGTCGCTCGCCGACATGATCAAGGGCAAGGGCGGCCGCTTCCGTCAGAACCTGCTCGGCAAGCGCGTCGACTATTCGGGCCGTTCGGTGATCGTGGTCGGCCCGACGCTGAAGCTGCACCAGTGCGGTTTGCCGAAGCTGATGGCGCTCGAGCTGTTCAAGCCGTTCATCTTCAACAAGCTCGAAGTGATGGGCGTCGCGACGACCATCAAGGCGGCGAAGAAGGAGGTCGAGAACCAGACGCCGGTGGTGTGGGACATCCTCGAAGAGGTGATCCGCGAGCATCCGGTGATGCTCAACCGTGCGCCGACGCTGCACCGTCTCGGCATCCAGGCGTTCGAGCCGGTGCTGATCGAAGGCAAGGCGATCCAGCTGCACCCGCTCGTCTGCGCGGCGTTCAACGCCGACTTCGACGGTGACCAGATGGCCGTTCACGTGCCGCTGTCGCTCGAAGCGCAGATGGAAGCACGCACGCTGATGCTCGCGTCGAACAACGTGCTGTTCCCGGCGAACGGCGATCCGTCGATCGTGCCGTCGCAGGATATCGTGCTGGGTCTGTACTACGCGACCCGCGAAGCGATCAACGGCAAGGGCGAAGGCCTTTCGTTCACCGGCGTGTCGGAAGTGATCCGCGCGTACGAGAACAAGGAGGTCGAGCTCGCGTCGCGCGTGAATGTGCGGATCACCGAAATGGTCCGCAACGAGGATACGTCCGAAGGCGCGCCGCAGTTCGTGCCGAAGATCTCGCTGTACGCGACGACCGTCGGCCGCGCGATCCTGTCGGAGATCCTGCCGCCGGGCCTGCCGTTCTCGGTGCTGAACAAGCCGCTGAAGAAGAAGGAAATCTCGCGCCTCATCAACACCGCGTTCCGCAAGTGCGGCCTGCGCGCGACCGTCGTGTTCGCCGATCAGCTGATGCAGTCGGGCTTCCGTCTCGCGACGCGTGCCGGCATCTCGATCTGCGTCGACGACATGCTCGTGCCGACGCAGAAGGAAACGATCGTCGGCGACGCCGCGAAGAAGGTGAAGGAGTACGACCGCCAGTACATGTCGGGTCTCGTCACCGCGCAGGAACGCTACAACAACGTGGTCGACATCTGGTCGGCGACGTCGGAAGCGGTCGGCAAGGCGATGATGGAGCAGCTGTCGACCGAGCCGGTGATCGATCGCGGCGGCAACGAGACGCGCCAGGAATCGTTCAACTCGATCTACATGATGGCCGACTCGGGCGCCCGGGGTTCGGCGGTGCAGATTCGTCAGCTGGCCGGCATGCGCGGCCTGATGGCGAAGCCGGACGGCTCGATTATCGAGACGCCGATTACCGCGAACTTCCGCGAAGGCCTGAACGTGTTGCAGTACTTCATCTCGACCCACGGCGCACGTAAGGGCCTGGCGGATACGGCACTGAAGACCGCGAACTCGGGCTACCTGACGCGTCGTCTCGTCGACGTGACGCAGGATCTCGTCGTCGTCGAGGACGATTGCGGCACGTCGAACGGCGTCGCGATGAAGGCGCTCGTCGAAGGCGGTGAAGTCGTCGAAGCGCTGCGCGACCGTATTCTCGGCCGCGTCGCGGCATCGGACGTCGTCAACCCGGAAACGCAGGAAACCCTGTACGAAGCCGGCGCGCTTCTCGACGAAACCGCGGTGGAGGACATCGAGCGCCTCGGTATCGACGAAGTGCGCGTGCGCACGGCGCTTACCTGCGAGACGCGCTACGGTCTGTGCGCGTCGTGCTACGGCCGCGATCTCGGCCGCGGCTCGCTCGTGAACGTCGGCGAAGCGGTCGGCGTGATCGCGGCGCAGTCGATCGGCGAGCCGGGCACGCAGCTGACGATGCGTACGTTCCACATCGGCGGCGCGGCGTCGCGGGCGGCGGTGGCTTCGTCGGTCGAGGCGAAGAGCAACGGCACGGTGCGCTTCACGGCGTCGATGCGCTACGTGACGAACGCGAAGGGCGAGCAGATCGTCATCTCGCGTTCGGGCGAGGCGCTCATCACCGACGATATCGGCCGCGAGCGCGAACGTCACAAGATCCCGTACGGCGCGACGCTGCTGCAGCTCGACGGTGCGGCGATCAAGGCCGGCACGCAACTCGCGACGTGGGATCCGCTCACGCGCCCGATCATCACCGAGTACGGCGGTACGGTGAAGTTCGAGAACGTCGAGGAAGGCGTGACGGTCGCCAAGCAGATCGACGACGTGACGGGCCTGTCGACGCTCGTCGTGATCGACGTGAAGCGCCGCGGTTCGCAGGCGGCGAAGAGCGTGCGTCCGCAGGTGAAGCTGCTCGACGCGAACGGCGACGAAGTGAAGATCCCGGGCACGGAGCACGCGGTGCAGATCGGCTTCCAGGTCGGCGCGCTGATCACCGTGAAGGACGGCCAGCAGGTGCAGGTGGGTGAAGTGCTCGCACGTATCCCGACCGAATCGCAGAAGACCCGCGACATTACCGGCGGTCTGCCGCGCGTGGCCGAGCTGTTCGAAGCGCGTTCGCCGAAGGATGCGGGCATTCTCGCGGAAGTCACGGGCACGGTGTCGTTCGGCAAGGACACGAAGGGCAAGCAGCGTCTCGTCATCACGGATCTCGAGGGCAACCAGCACGAGTTCCTGATCGCGAAGGAAAAGCAGGTGCTCGTCCACGACGGTCAGGTCGTCAACAAGGGCGAAATGATCGTGGACGGCCCGGCCGATCCGCACGACATCCTGCGTCTGCAGGGGATCGAGGCGCTGTCGCGCTACATCGTCGACGAAGTGCAGGACGTGTACCGTCTGCAGGGCGTGAAGATCAACGACAAGCACATCGAAGTGATCGTGCGTCAGATGCTGCGCCGTGTGCAGATCGTCGACAATGGCGATACGCGCTTCATTCCGGGCGAGCAGGTCGAGCGTTCGGACATGCTGGACGAGAACGACCGCATGATCGCGGAAGACAAGCGTCCGGCGACGTACGACAACATCCTGCTGGGTATCACGAAGGCGTCGCTGTCGACCGATTCGTTCATCTCCGCGGCATCGTTCCAGGAAACGACCCGCGTGTTGACCGAAGCGGCGATCATGGGCAAGCGCGACGATCTGCGCGGCCTGAAGGAAAACGTGATCGTCGGCCGTCTGATCCCGGCCGGTACGGGTCTCGCGTTCCACAAGGCGCGCAAGGCGAAGGAGCAATCCGATCGCGAGCGCTTCGACCAGATCGCAGCGGAAGAAGCGTTCGAGTTCGGCACGCCGAGCGCGCCCGCCGAAGAGCCGCAGCACCCGGCGGAGTAA
- the rplL gene encoding 50S ribosomal protein L7/L12 has translation MAIAKEDILAAVEGMTVLELNELVKAFEEKFGVSAAAVAVAGPAAGGAAAAAEEKTEFTVVLAEAGSNKVAVIKAVREITGLGLKEAKDLVDGAPKPVKEGVDKASADEAKKKLEDAGAKVELK, from the coding sequence ATGGCAATCGCAAAAGAAGACATCCTGGCAGCAGTCGAAGGGATGACCGTTCTGGAACTGAACGAGCTGGTCAAGGCGTTCGAAGAGAAGTTTGGCGTGTCGGCTGCTGCTGTTGCAGTCGCGGGCCCGGCAGCCGGCGGCGCCGCTGCTGCAGCTGAAGAGAAGACCGAGTTCACGGTCGTTCTGGCTGAAGCGGGCAGCAACAAGGTTGCAGTCATCAAGGCCGTTCGCGAAATCACGGGCCTGGGCCTGAAGGAAGCGAAGGACCTCGTCGACGGCGCACCGAAGCCCGTCAAGGAAGGCGTCGACAAGGCTTCGGCAGACGAAGCCAAGAAGAAGCTGGAAGACGCGGGCGCGAAGGTCGAACTCAAGTAA
- the rpoB gene encoding DNA-directed RNA polymerase subunit beta produces the protein MQYSFTEKKRIRKSFAKRSIVHQVPFLLATQLESFSTFLQADVPTAQRKSEGLQAAFTSVFPIVSHNGFARLEFVSYALSSPAFNIKECQQRGLTYCSALRAKVRLVLLDKESPSKPVVKEVKEQEVYMGEIPLMTPTGSFVINGTERVIVSQLHRSPGVFFEHDKGKTHSSGKLLFSARIIPYRGSWLDFEFDPKDVLYFRVDRRRKMPVTILLKAIGLTPEQILANFFVFDNFTLMDEGAQMEFVPERLRGEVARFDITDREGKVIVQKDKRINAKHIRDLEAAKTKYISVPEDYLLGRVLAKNVVDGDTGEVIANANDEITEGVLEKLREAKIKEIQTLYTNDLDQGPYISSTLRVDETVDKTAARIAIYRMMRPGEPPTEEAVEALFNRLFYSEDAYDLSKVGRMKFNRRVGRDEITGPMTLQDDDILATIKILVELRNGKGEVDDIDHLGNRRVRCVGELAENQFRAGLVRVERAVKERLGQAESENLMPHDLINSKPISSAIREFFGSSQLSQFMDQTNPLSEITHKRRVSALGPGGLTRERAGFEVRDVHPTHYGRVCPIETPEGPNIGLINSLALYAHLNEYGFLETPYRKVVDSKVTDQIDYLSAIEEGRYMIAQANAAIGDDGALVDELVSSREAGETMMVTPDRIQYMDVAPSQIVSVAASLIPFLEHDDANRALMGSNMQRQAVPCLRPEKPVVGTGIERTVAVDSGTTVQALRGGVVDYVDAGRIVIRVNDDEAVAGEVGVDIYNLIKYTRSNQNTNINQRPIVKMGDKVSRGDVLADGASTDLGELALGQNMLIAFMPWNGYNFEDSILISERVVADDRYTSIHIEELNVVARDTKLGPEEITRDISNLAEVQLGRLDESGIVYIGAEVEAGDVLVGKVTPKGETQLTPEEKLLRAIFGEKASDVKDTSLRVPSGMSGTVIDVQVFTREGIQRDKRAQQIIDDELKRYRLDLNDQLRIVEGDAFQRLARMLVGKVANGGPKKLAKGTKIDQAYLEDLDHYHWFDIRLADDEAAVQLEAIKNSIEEKRHQFDLAFEEKRKKLTQGDELPPGVLKMVKVYLAVKRRLQPGDKMAGRHGNKGVVSKIVPVEDMPYMADGRPADVVLNPLGVPSRMNVGQVLEVHLGWAAKGLGWRIGEMLARQTKIEELRVFLTKIYNESGRAEDLESFSDDEILELAKNLREGVPFATPVFDGATEEEMSKMLDLAFPDDIAEQLDMNPSKNQVRLYDGRTGEPFERRVTVGYMHYLKLHHLVDDKMHARSTGPYSLVTQQPLGGKAQFGGQRFGEMEVWALEAYGASYVLQEMLTVKSDDVTGRTKVYENLVKGDHVIDAGMPESFNVLVKEIRSLGIDIDLDRN, from the coding sequence ATGCAATATTCCTTCACCGAGAAGAAGCGCATTCGCAAGAGTTTCGCGAAGCGTTCCATCGTTCACCAAGTGCCTTTCCTGCTGGCCACCCAGCTTGAATCATTCAGCACATTTCTGCAAGCCGATGTGCCCACCGCGCAACGCAAGTCCGAGGGGTTGCAGGCCGCCTTCACGTCGGTGTTTCCCATCGTCTCGCATAACGGCTTCGCTCGTCTCGAGTTCGTGAGCTATGCGTTGTCGTCGCCGGCGTTCAACATCAAGGAATGTCAGCAGCGCGGCCTGACCTACTGCTCGGCGCTGCGCGCGAAGGTGCGCCTCGTGCTCCTCGACAAGGAGTCGCCGAGCAAGCCCGTCGTCAAGGAAGTGAAGGAACAGGAAGTGTACATGGGCGAGATTCCGCTCATGACGCCGACCGGTTCGTTCGTCATCAACGGCACCGAGCGCGTGATCGTGTCGCAGTTGCACCGTTCGCCCGGCGTGTTCTTCGAGCACGACAAGGGCAAGACGCACAGCTCGGGCAAGCTGCTGTTCTCCGCGCGGATCATTCCGTACCGCGGCTCGTGGCTCGACTTCGAATTCGATCCGAAGGACGTGCTGTATTTCCGCGTCGACCGCCGCCGCAAGATGCCGGTCACGATCCTGCTGAAGGCGATCGGCCTCACGCCTGAGCAGATCCTCGCGAACTTCTTCGTCTTCGACAACTTCACGCTGATGGACGAAGGCGCGCAGATGGAGTTCGTGCCCGAGCGTCTGCGCGGCGAAGTCGCGCGCTTCGACATCACCGATCGCGAAGGCAAGGTCATCGTCCAGAAGGACAAGCGGATCAACGCGAAGCACATTCGCGATCTCGAAGCCGCGAAGACCAAGTACATCTCGGTGCCCGAAGACTATCTGCTCGGCCGCGTGCTGGCGAAGAACGTCGTCGACGGCGACACGGGTGAAGTGATCGCGAACGCGAACGACGAGATCACCGAAGGCGTGCTCGAGAAGCTGCGCGAAGCGAAGATCAAGGAAATCCAGACGCTCTACACGAACGATCTGGACCAGGGCCCGTACATCTCGTCGACGCTGCGCGTGGACGAAACCGTCGACAAGACGGCCGCGCGCATCGCGATCTACCGGATGATGCGCCCGGGCGAGCCGCCGACGGAAGAAGCCGTCGAGGCGCTCTTCAACCGCCTGTTCTACAGCGAAGACGCGTACGACCTGTCGAAGGTCGGCCGCATGAAGTTCAACCGCCGCGTCGGCCGTGACGAGATCACGGGCCCGATGACGCTGCAGGACGACGACATCCTCGCGACGATCAAGATCCTCGTCGAGCTGCGCAACGGCAAGGGCGAAGTCGACGACATCGACCACCTCGGCAACCGTCGCGTGCGCTGCGTCGGCGAACTGGCGGAAAACCAGTTCCGCGCGGGCCTGGTGCGCGTCGAGCGCGCGGTGAAGGAACGTCTCGGCCAGGCCGAGAGCGAAAACCTGATGCCGCACGACCTGATCAACTCGAAGCCGATTTCGTCGGCGATTCGCGAGTTCTTCGGTTCGTCGCAGCTGTCGCAGTTCATGGACCAGACCAACCCGCTGTCGGAAATCACGCACAAGCGCCGCGTGTCCGCACTGGGCCCGGGCGGTCTCACGCGCGAGCGCGCCGGCTTCGAAGTCCGCGACGTGCACCCGACCCACTACGGCCGCGTGTGTCCGATCGAGACGCCGGAAGGTCCGAACATCGGCCTCATCAACTCGCTCGCACTGTACGCGCACCTGAACGAATACGGCTTCCTCGAGACGCCGTACCGCAAGGTCGTCGACAGCAAGGTGACCGACCAGATCGACTATCTGTCGGCGATCGAGGAAGGCCGCTACATGATCGCGCAGGCGAACGCCGCGATCGGCGACGACGGCGCGCTCGTCGACGAACTGGTGTCGTCGCGCGAAGCCGGCGAAACGATGATGGTCACGCCGGACCGCATCCAGTACATGGACGTCGCGCCGTCGCAGATCGTGTCGGTGGCAGCCTCGCTGATTCCGTTCCTCGAGCACGATGACGCGAACCGCGCGCTGATGGGCTCGAACATGCAGCGTCAGGCCGTGCCGTGTCTGCGTCCGGAGAAGCCCGTCGTCGGTACCGGCATCGAGCGCACCGTGGCGGTCGACTCGGGCACGACGGTGCAGGCGCTGCGCGGCGGCGTCGTCGATTACGTCGACGCGGGCCGTATCGTCATTCGCGTGAACGATGACGAAGCGGTCGCGGGCGAAGTCGGCGTCGACATCTACAACCTGATCAAGTACACGCGTTCGAACCAGAACACGAACATCAATCAGCGTCCGATCGTGAAGATGGGCGACAAGGTCTCGCGCGGCGACGTGCTGGCCGATGGCGCATCGACCGACCTGGGCGAGCTCGCGCTCGGCCAGAACATGCTGATCGCGTTCATGCCGTGGAACGGCTACAACTTCGAGGATTCGATCCTGATCTCGGAGCGCGTCGTCGCGGACGATCGCTACACGTCGATCCACATCGAAGAGCTGAACGTCGTCGCACGCGACACGAAGCTCGGGCCGGAAGAAATCACGCGCGACATCTCGAACCTCGCGGAAGTCCAGCTCGGCCGTCTCGACGAATCGGGCATCGTGTACATCGGTGCGGAAGTCGAAGCGGGCGACGTGCTGGTCGGCAAGGTCACGCCGAAGGGCGAGACCCAGCTGACGCCGGAAGAGAAGCTGCTGCGCGCGATCTTCGGCGAGAAGGCGTCGGACGTGAAGGACACGTCGCTGCGCGTGCCGTCGGGCATGAGCGGCACCGTGATCGACGTTCAGGTGTTCACGCGCGAAGGTATCCAGCGTGACAAGCGCGCGCAACAGATCATCGACGACGAACTGAAGCGCTACCGTCTGGACTTGAACGACCAGCTGCGCATCGTCGAAGGCGACGCATTCCAGCGTCTCGCGCGCATGCTCGTCGGCAAGGTCGCGAACGGCGGTCCGAAGAAGCTCGCGAAGGGCACGAAGATCGACCAGGCGTACCTGGAGGATCTCGACCACTACCACTGGTTCGACATCCGCCTCGCGGACGACGAAGCGGCCGTGCAGCTCGAAGCGATCAAGAACTCGATCGAAGAGAAGCGCCACCAGTTCGACCTCGCGTTCGAAGAGAAGCGCAAGAAGCTCACGCAAGGCGACGAACTGCCGCCGGGCGTGCTGAAGATGGTCAAGGTGTACCTCGCGGTGAAGCGCCGCCTACAGCCTGGCGACAAGATGGCGGGCCGTCACGGTAACAAGGGTGTCGTGTCGAAGATCGTTCCGGTCGAAGACATGCCGTACATGGCCGACGGCCGTCCGGCCGACGTCGTGCTGAATCCGCTCGGCGTGCCGTCGCGGATGAACGTGGGGCAGGTCCTGGAAGTGCACCTCGGCTGGGCCGCGAAGGGCCTCGGCTGGCGTATCGGCGAGATGCTCGCGCGTCAGACGAAGATCGAAGAGCTGCGTGTGTTCCTGACGAAGATCTACAACGAGTCGGGCCGTGCGGAAGACCTCGAGAGCTTCAGCGACGACGAAATCCTCGAACTCGCGAAGAATCTGCGCGAAGGCGTGCCGTTCGCGACGCCGGTGTTCGACGGCGCGACCGAGGAAGAAATGTCGAAGATGCTCGACCTCGCGTTCCCGGACGACATCGCCGAACAGCTCGACATGAATCCGTCGAAGAACCAGGTGCGCCTGTACGACGGCCGCACGGGCGAGCCGTTCGAGCGCCGCGTGACGGTGGGCTACATGCACTACCTGAAGCTGCACCACTTGGTCGACGACAAGATGCACGCGCGTTCGACGGGCCCGTACTCGCTCGTCACGCAGCAGCCGCTCGGCGGCAAGGCGCAGTTCGGCGGCCAGCGCTTCGGTGAAATGGAAGTGTGGGCGCTCGAAGCGTATGGCGCTTCGTACGTGCTGCAGGAAATGCTGACGGTGAAGTCGGACGACGTGACCGGCCGGACCAAGGTTTATGAAAACCTGGTCAAGGGCGACCATGTCATCGACGCCGGCATGCCCGAGTCGTTCAACGTGTTGGTGAAGGAAATCCGGTCGCTCGGTATCGACATCGACCTGGACCGGAACTAA
- the rplJ gene encoding 50S ribosomal protein L10, which translates to MPLNREDKQAVVAEVAAQVAKAQTVVLAEYRGIAVGDLTTLRAKAREQKVYLRVLKNTLARRAVEGTPFAPLAEQMTGPLIYGISEDAIAAAKVVHDFSKSNDKLVIKAGSYDGKVMDKAGVQALASIPSREELLSKLLFVMQAPVSGFARALAALAEKKQAEAA; encoded by the coding sequence GTGCCGCTTAATAGAGAAGACAAGCAAGCCGTCGTCGCTGAGGTTGCCGCGCAAGTCGCGAAGGCCCAGACCGTTGTGCTCGCTGAGTATCGTGGAATTGCGGTTGGCGATCTGACCACGCTGCGCGCGAAAGCGCGTGAGCAAAAGGTTTACCTGCGCGTTCTGAAGAACACGCTGGCGCGTCGCGCCGTTGAAGGTACGCCGTTTGCTCCGCTGGCAGAGCAGATGACTGGCCCCCTGATCTACGGCATCTCGGAAGATGCAATTGCTGCTGCCAAGGTCGTTCACGACTTCAGCAAGAGCAATGACAAGTTGGTCATCAAGGCCGGTTCGTACGATGGCAAGGTGATGGACAAGGCCGGCGTGCAAGCGCTCGCCAGCATCCCGAGCCGCGAGGAACTGCTCTCGAAGCTGCTGTTCGTCATGCAGGCGCCTGTTTCGGGCTTCGCGCGCGCACTGGCTGCGCTCGCCGAGAAGAAGCAAGCCGAAGCTGCTTGA
- the rplK gene encoding 50S ribosomal protein L11, producing MAKKIVGFIKLQIPAGKANPSPPVGPALGQRGLNIMEFCKAFNAQTQGMEPGLPVPVVITAYADKSFTFVMKTPPATVLIKKAAKVDKGSSKPHTDKVGKITRAQAEEIAKTKMPDLTAADLDAAVRTIAGSARSMGITVEGV from the coding sequence ATGGCAAAGAAGATTGTCGGCTTTATCAAGCTGCAGATTCCTGCAGGTAAAGCCAACCCGTCGCCGCCCGTCGGTCCGGCACTGGGCCAGCGCGGCCTGAACATCATGGAGTTCTGCAAGGCGTTCAACGCGCAGACTCAAGGCATGGAACCGGGCCTGCCGGTGCCGGTCGTCATCACGGCGTACGCGGACAAGAGCTTCACGTTCGTGATGAAGACGCCGCCCGCGACGGTCTTGATCAAGAAGGCGGCGAAGGTCGACAAGGGCTCGAGCAAGCCCCATACCGACAAGGTCGGCAAGATCACCCGCGCACAAGCGGAAGAAATCGCGAAGACCAAGATGCCGGATCTTACGGCAGCGGATCTCGACGCGGCCGTTCGCACCATCGCTGGTAGCGCACGCTCGATGGGCATCACTGTGGAGGGCGTGTAA
- the rplA gene encoding 50S ribosomal protein L1, which yields MAKISKRRQAFAAKVDRQKLYPIDDALALVKECASAKFDESIDVAVQLGIDAKKSDQVVRGSVVLPAGTGKSVRVAVFAQGEKAEQARAAGAEVVGMEDLAEQIKAGQMDFDIVIASPDTMRIVGTLGQILGPRGLMPNPKVGTVTPDVATAVKNAKAGQVQFRVDKAGIIHATIGRASFEPTALRTNLSALIEALQKAKPATSKGVYLRKIALSSTMGVGVRVDQGSLAAQ from the coding sequence ATGGCCAAGATCTCGAAGCGCCGTCAGGCATTTGCCGCTAAGGTCGATCGCCAGAAGCTGTATCCGATCGACGATGCGCTCGCCCTCGTGAAGGAATGCGCGAGCGCGAAGTTCGACGAATCGATCGACGTCGCGGTTCAGCTCGGCATCGATGCGAAGAAGTCGGACCAGGTCGTTCGCGGCTCGGTCGTGTTACCGGCGGGTACGGGCAAGTCGGTTCGCGTCGCCGTGTTCGCGCAAGGCGAAAAGGCTGAGCAGGCACGCGCCGCAGGCGCCGAAGTGGTCGGTATGGAAGACCTCGCCGAGCAGATCAAGGCCGGCCAAATGGACTTCGATATCGTGATCGCTTCGCCGGACACGATGCGTATCGTCGGTACGCTGGGTCAGATCCTCGGCCCGCGCGGCCTGATGCCGAACCCGAAGGTCGGCACGGTCACGCCGGACGTCGCGACCGCGGTGAAGAATGCGAAGGCTGGCCAGGTGCAGTTCCGCGTCGACAAGGCCGGCATCATTCACGCGACGATCGGCCGTGCGTCGTTCGAGCCGACCGCGCTGCGCACGAACCTCTCCGCGCTGATCGAAGCGCTGCAGAAGGCGAAGCCGGCGACGAGCAAGGGCGTGTACCTGCGCAAGATCGCGCTGTCGAGCACGATGGGCGTCGGCGTTCGCGTCGACCAAGGCTCGCTGGCCGCGCAGTAA
- the nusG gene encoding transcription termination/antitermination protein NusG produces MSDTSASPSGKRWYVVHAYSGMEKSVQRALQERIERAGMQDKFGQILVPTEEVVEVKGGHKAVTERRFFPGYVLVEMEMTDETWHLVKNTAKVTGFVGGARNRPSPISPREVEKIMSQMQEGVEKPRPKTLFEVGEMVRVKEGPFTDFNGTVEEVNYEKSRVRVSVTIFGRATPVELEFGQVEKV; encoded by the coding sequence ATGAGCGATACTTCGGCATCCCCGAGCGGAAAACGTTGGTACGTCGTGCACGCCTACTCCGGTATGGAGAAGAGCGTGCAACGCGCGCTTCAAGAGCGGATCGAACGTGCCGGCATGCAGGACAAGTTCGGCCAGATCCTGGTTCCGACCGAGGAAGTGGTTGAAGTCAAGGGCGGTCACAAGGCGGTGACCGAACGTCGTTTCTTCCCCGGCTACGTGCTGGTCGAAATGGAAATGACGGACGAAACGTGGCACCTCGTGAAGAACACGGCGAAGGTCACCGGTTTCGTCGGCGGGGCGCGCAATCGCCCGAGCCCGATTTCCCCGCGGGAAGTCGAGAAGATCATGTCTCAGATGCAGGAAGGCGTGGAGAAGCCGCGCCCGAAGACCCTGTTCGAAGTCGGCGAGATGGTGCGCGTGAAGGAAGGCCCGTTCACGGACTTCAACGGCACGGTCGAGGAAGTGAACTACGAAAAATCGAGGGTTCGCGTGTCGGTCACCATCTTCGGTCGCGCGACGCCGGTCGAATTGGAATTCGGCCAGGTCGAAAAGGTTTGA